A window of the Dermatophagoides farinae isolate YC_2012a chromosome 2, ASM2471394v1, whole genome shotgun sequence genome harbors these coding sequences:
- the LOC124497607 gene encoding bis(5'-adenosyl)-triphosphatase ENPP4: MIYYKIILATFLSSIIYIQCIDEQKLLIISFDGFGHQFLNPDLTPNLYRLSRFGTTGYMLSTFSTKTLPNHHSISTGLYQDKHGIIHNQMYDPIFNEHFADGNGNDEKWWNSEPVAVPLYIANQLDDRRRASCCSPWIGCHVPYHGRQAHYWRRFNKSSCYYEQFDWTLMKLMDRLWPANLGMMYVHEPDMTGHKYGPYGKQTKQQINRLDRFVGYVYNRLQQLNLTMKLNVIILSDHGLSDIRPYRSIVLDSFLNKTWYDAYGSNPVYTLKVRKGFETNVRKILEPYRTDNQKRKTTATFRVYSKQQIPKRFQYRSNRRIFDYLLIANEGWSLYKTIEEKWKAESSYGQHGYDNRLNIMRPLFIAFGPSFKEQYYHHNRFINVDLYPLMVNGLMFERC, translated from the exons TAATTTTAGCTACATTTCTATCATCTATTATTTATATCCAATGTatcgatgaacaaaaattattgatcatttcattcgatggttttggtcatcaatttttaaatccTGATCTTACACCGAATTTATATCGACTTAGTAGGTTCGGTACTACCGGTTATATGTTGTCAACATTTTCCACGAAGACATtaccaaatcatcattcaatttcgaCCGGATTATATCAGGATAAACATGGCATAATACATAATCAAATGTATGATCCAATATTTAATGAACATTTTGCCgatggtaatggtaatgatgaaaaatggtgGAATAGTGAACCAGTAGCCGTACCACTATATATTGCAAATCAATTAGATGATCGACGACGAGCAAGTTGTTGTTCACCATGGATCGGTTGTCATGTACCATATCATGGCCGGCAAGCTCATTATTGGCGACGATTCAATAAATCATCCTGTTATTatgaacaatttgattggacattgatgaaattaatgGATAGATTATGGCCAGCAAATTTGGGTATGATGTATGTACATGAACCCGATATGACCGGACATAAATATGGCCCGTATGGtaaacaaaccaaacaacaaattaatcGATTAGATCGATTTGTTGGCTATGTTTACAATCGATTACAGCAATTGAATTTGACGATGAAATTAAATGTTATTATTCTCTCCGATCATGGTTTGTCCGATATTCGTCCATATCGATCAATCGtattggattcatttttaaataaaactTGGTATGATGCATACGGGTCGAATCCAGTGTACACATTGAAAGTACGAAAAggatttgaaacaaatgttCGAAAAATACTTGAACCATATCGAACTGACAACCAGAAACGGAAAACGACAGCAACATTTCGTGTTTAtagcaaacaacaaataccaAAGCGATTTCAATACCGTAGTAATCGTCGAATATTTGATTATCTATTGATAGCCAATGAAGGATGGAGCTTATATAAAACAATCGAGGAAAAATGGAAAGCAGAATCATCGTATGGCCAACATGGATatgataatcgattgaaCATTATGCGTCCATTATTCATTGCATTTGGTCCATCATTTAAGgaacaatattatcatcataatcgtttTATCAATGTTGATCTATATCCATTAAT GGTAAATGGATTAATGTTCGAAAGATGctaa